One genomic region from Neisseria weaveri encodes:
- a CDS encoding 2-isopropylmalate synthase, translated as MQLDIDRLIAYFGGVNALAEALKEHDPEQAASTAAIYKWRTRGSLPLNQLQKLVSLAEVQGRPLDLNAFLQQQNNLEKQTMPQDNRIIIFDTTLRDGEQSPGAAMTKEEKIRIARQLEKLGVDVIEAGFAAASPGDFDAVNSIAKVLTTATVCSLARATERDIRAAGEAVQPAAKRRIHTFIATSPLHMEHKLKMKPEKVLESAVKAVKLAKEYTDDVEFSCEDALRSDIDFLAQVCSAVIEAGATTINIPDTVGYSVPHRTEAFFRELISKTQGSDKVVWSAHCHNDLGLAVANSLAAVLGGARQVECTINGLGERAGNASLEEVVMTFKTRHDVFGLETGIDTTQIVSTSKLVSTVTGYPVQPNKAIVGANAFAHESGIHQDGVLKHRETYEIMSAESVGWAANRLTLGKLSGRNAFKTKLQDLGIDLGSEEALNAAFARFKELADKKREIFDEDLHALVSDEMVNLSQDHYKFVSQKITTETGEQPAAEIVFTVNGIEHRATATGSGPVDAIFKAIESVANSGATLQIYSVNAVTHGTESQGETAVRLARGGRVVNGQGADTDVLVATAKAYLSALSKLEFGTERIKAQGDI; from the coding sequence ATGCAATTAGACATTGACCGCTTAATCGCCTATTTCGGCGGAGTGAATGCTTTAGCCGAAGCATTAAAAGAGCATGATCCGGAACAGGCAGCCAGTACCGCAGCAATCTATAAATGGCGGACTCGGGGTTCTTTGCCGCTCAACCAGTTGCAGAAGCTGGTTTCTTTGGCAGAAGTACAAGGCAGACCGTTGGATTTAAATGCTTTTCTACAACAACAAAACAATCTGGAGAAACAAACCATGCCGCAAGACAACCGTATCATTATTTTTGATACCACGCTGCGTGACGGTGAGCAGTCACCGGGTGCAGCCATGACTAAAGAGGAAAAAATCCGTATTGCCCGTCAACTGGAAAAATTGGGCGTTGATGTGATTGAAGCAGGCTTTGCCGCTGCGAGTCCGGGCGATTTTGATGCCGTCAACAGCATTGCCAAAGTGTTGACGACGGCAACCGTATGTTCGTTGGCACGTGCAACCGAGCGCGATATCCGTGCAGCAGGCGAAGCGGTTCAACCTGCGGCCAAACGCCGTATCCATACCTTTATCGCAACCAGTCCGCTGCATATGGAACATAAGCTGAAAATGAAGCCGGAGAAAGTGTTGGAGTCTGCGGTTAAAGCGGTGAAACTGGCTAAAGAATATACGGATGACGTGGAGTTTTCTTGTGAAGACGCTTTGCGTTCCGATATCGATTTTCTTGCACAAGTGTGCAGCGCGGTGATTGAAGCAGGTGCAACCACCATCAATATTCCGGATACGGTAGGTTATTCCGTTCCGCACCGTACCGAAGCCTTCTTCCGCGAGTTGATCAGTAAAACGCAAGGCAGCGATAAAGTGGTTTGGTCCGCACACTGCCATAATGACTTGGGTTTGGCGGTAGCCAATTCTTTGGCGGCGGTGTTGGGCGGCGCCAGACAAGTGGAATGTACCATCAACGGCTTGGGCGAGCGTGCGGGTAATGCCAGCTTGGAAGAAGTGGTGATGACTTTCAAAACGCGTCATGACGTTTTCGGGTTGGAAACCGGTATCGACACCACTCAGATTGTGTCGACTTCCAAACTGGTGTCGACGGTTACCGGTTATCCTGTTCAGCCGAATAAGGCGATTGTGGGTGCGAATGCGTTTGCACACGAATCCGGCATCCATCAGGACGGTGTATTGAAGCACCGTGAAACCTATGAAATCATGTCTGCCGAATCAGTAGGTTGGGCGGCTAACCGCCTGACTTTGGGCAAACTGTCCGGCCGCAATGCGTTTAAAACCAAACTGCAGGATTTAGGTATCGACCTGGGCAGCGAAGAGGCTTTGAATGCCGCATTTGCCCGCTTTAAAGAGTTGGCAGATAAGAAACGTGAGATTTTTGACGAAGATCTGCATGCGCTGGTGTCGGATGAAATGGTGAATCTTTCTCAAGACCACTACAAATTTGTATCGCAAAAGATTACAACCGAAACCGGCGAGCAACCTGCGGCCGAAATCGTATTTACTGTAAACGGTATCGAGCACCGCGCAACGGCAACCGGCTCCGGCCCGGTAGATGCGATTTTCAAGGCCATCGAGAGCGTGGCCAACAGTGGTGCGACTTTGCAGATTTATTCTGTGAATGCGGTAACGCACGGCACGGAAAGCCAAGGTGAAACGGCAGTACGCTTGGCTCGAGGGGGTCGTGTTGTGAATGGTCAGGGCGCGGATACCGATGTATTGGTGGCAACTGCCAAAGCTTATCTGTCTGCGTTGAGCAAATTGGAATTCGGTACGGAAAGAATTAAGGCTCAAGGCGATATTTGA
- a CDS encoding c-type cytochrome, translating to MKTKLTLAALSAAALFTLAACGNPAPEVAKGPISEARTTAFKAMMPNFSSMGKMVKGEEAYEVEKFKTAAAEFAVESKKPFEHFQKDEQGDGDTLPVTWEKTEQFKAEEEKFHAAVEKLNTAAQSGNLEDIKVAYGEVGASCKACHDTFRRPK from the coding sequence ATGAAAACCAAGCTAACTCTGGCTGCCTTGTCTGCCGCTGCATTATTCACTTTGGCCGCTTGCGGCAACCCTGCCCCCGAAGTCGCCAAAGGCCCGATTTCCGAAGCCCGCACCACTGCATTCAAAGCCATGATGCCGAACTTCAGCAGCATGGGCAAAATGGTTAAAGGCGAAGAAGCCTACGAAGTTGAAAAATTCAAAACCGCCGCCGCTGAATTTGCCGTAGAAAGCAAAAAACCGTTTGAGCATTTCCAAAAAGACGAACAAGGCGACGGTGATACTTTGCCGGTAACTTGGGAAAAAACCGAGCAATTTAAAGCTGAAGAAGAAAAATTCCACGCTGCCGTAGAAAAACTGAATACCGCAGCACAAAGCGGCAATCTAGAAGACATTAAAGTAGCTTACGGCGAAGTCGGCGCGAGCTGCAAAGCCTGTCATGATACCTTCCGCCGTCCTAAATAA
- a CDS encoding SDR family oxidoreductase, translating to MAVLITGASAGFGEEMCRVFVEAGYDVIGAARRLDKLEVMRSELGERFYPLQMDMADTVSIDSALASLPEGFKNIDCLINNAGLALGLDPAAEADFADWQTMIQTNIIGLTYLTRQVLPKMVEKKQGYIINLGSIAGTYPYPGGNVYGATKAYVRQFSLNLRADLAGTGVRVSNIEPGLCGDTEFSNVRFKGDDERAAKLYENVEFIRPRDIAETALWLYRRPAHMNVNAIEIMPVAQSFGALPVFRKAAVPAETGSDFDKRSTSLFQKIKGWFK from the coding sequence ATGGCTGTTTTAATTACAGGGGCGTCGGCCGGCTTCGGCGAAGAAATGTGCCGTGTGTTTGTGGAAGCAGGCTATGATGTGATCGGTGCTGCGCGGCGTTTGGATAAACTCGAAGTGATGAGAAGCGAGTTGGGCGAGCGTTTTTATCCGTTGCAGATGGATATGGCCGACACGGTTTCGATTGACTCGGCTTTGGCTTCTTTGCCGGAAGGATTTAAAAATATCGACTGTTTGATTAACAATGCCGGTTTGGCTTTGGGCTTGGATCCTGCTGCGGAAGCGGATTTCGCTGACTGGCAGACGATGATTCAAACCAATATCATCGGTTTGACATATTTGACGCGCCAAGTGTTGCCGAAAATGGTTGAGAAAAAACAGGGATATATCATTAATTTGGGTTCGATTGCGGGAACGTATCCCTACCCGGGCGGTAATGTTTACGGAGCGACTAAAGCGTATGTGCGCCAATTCAGCCTGAATTTGCGTGCGGATTTGGCGGGAACGGGCGTGCGTGTCAGCAACATCGAGCCGGGCTTATGCGGTGATACCGAGTTTTCAAACGTGCGTTTTAAAGGTGATGACGAACGTGCGGCCAAGTTGTATGAAAATGTGGAATTTATCCGTCCGCGCGATATTGCAGAAACGGCTTTGTGGCTGTACCGCCGTCCGGCGCATATGAATGTGAATGCGATTGAAATCATGCCGGTGGCTCAGAGCTTCGGTGCGTTGCCGGTGTTCCGTAAAGCGGCCGTGCCGGCGGAGACGGGCAGCGATTTCGATAAACGCAGTACATCGCTGTTCCAGAAAATTAAAGGCTGGTTTAAATAA
- a CDS encoding DUF2254 domain-containing protein, whose translation MYAFLLWLKKPSNTLWVTPTIGAVLAVIMALASYWASFWLPADIFPNIEADTIQDLLSIISSSMLAVSTFSLSIMVSAFASASGGATPRATELIMADNGTRTAIASFISAFIYAVIAKIALSMGIYGSSGRFLLFISTLIVLAYVITTLIRWVHTLSGLGRLQNTLDKIRQAAEKGMHEYRQAPDMNATWRAAGLERAQPIYAEQNGYLTNINFKGLQACAEENEFHIHITVRPGELLVKNEPIALLLPKQTTTVSTEKINGFFITQRQRSFDQDPRFGFSVLSEVAQRAMSPAVNDPGTAFAVLMLISELLIEQVPESERKDNFDRISIVALDEEKFITDAIRPIARDSAGNIEVSIWLQRMLATIYQHAPTQALSQAAKDEAAYSLKRNLNAFDFDEDAKAIQEAHQRYFNTSAH comes from the coding sequence ATGTACGCATTTCTTTTATGGTTGAAAAAACCAAGTAACACATTATGGGTAACACCGACAATCGGTGCGGTTTTGGCGGTCATTATGGCATTGGCTTCCTACTGGGCTTCATTCTGGCTGCCTGCCGATATTTTTCCGAATATCGAAGCCGACACGATTCAGGATTTACTCAGCATCATTTCTTCAAGCATGTTGGCCGTCAGCACATTTTCTCTGTCGATTATGGTTTCCGCCTTTGCTTCTGCATCAGGTGGGGCCACTCCGCGTGCAACCGAATTAATCATGGCCGATAACGGAACGCGGACTGCCATTGCCAGCTTTATTTCCGCTTTTATTTATGCCGTGATTGCCAAAATCGCCTTAAGTATGGGCATTTACGGCAGCAGCGGCCGTTTCCTTTTGTTTATCAGCACGCTGATTGTCCTGGCTTACGTGATTACCACTTTAATCCGTTGGGTGCACACCCTTTCAGGCTTAGGCCGTCTGCAAAACACTTTGGATAAAATCCGCCAAGCTGCAGAAAAAGGCATGCACGAATACCGCCAAGCACCCGATATGAATGCCACTTGGCGCGCCGCCGGTTTGGAAAGGGCGCAGCCGATTTATGCGGAGCAAAACGGTTATCTGACCAACATCAACTTCAAAGGCCTGCAAGCTTGTGCGGAAGAAAACGAATTTCACATCCACATCACCGTGCGTCCGGGCGAACTATTGGTAAAAAACGAACCGATTGCCCTGCTGCTGCCCAAACAGACTACAACGGTATCGACTGAAAAAATCAACGGTTTCTTCATCACCCAACGCCAACGCAGCTTCGACCAAGACCCGCGCTTCGGTTTTTCCGTACTCAGCGAAGTCGCCCAACGCGCCATGTCACCTGCCGTAAACGATCCCGGTACCGCATTTGCCGTATTGATGCTGATTAGCGAACTGCTGATTGAGCAAGTTCCCGAAAGCGAGCGCAAAGACAATTTCGACCGCATCAGCATTGTTGCGTTAGACGAAGAAAAATTCATCACCGACGCCATCCGCCCGATTGCCCGAGACAGCGCCGGCAACATCGAGGTCAGCATTTGGCTGCAACGTATGTTGGCAACCATTTACCAACACGCGCCGACTCAAGCCCTCTCTCAAGCAGCCAAAGATGAAGCCGCTTACTCGCTGAAACGCAATCTGAACGCTTTCGATTTCGATGAAGATGCCAAAGCCATTCAAGAAGCACACCAACGCTATTTCAATACATCAGCGCATTAA
- a CDS encoding Fur family transcriptional regulator, translating to MKEKILKQCRAAGVQVTALREQVLDIVLQQTGVIKAYSVLAKMQQDSDGVVAPPTAYRALDFWAEQGVLHKIPAVNGYVLCSHAQHECGHHCHGMDESEHHSAFILVCTQCGKVDEQTLSKEWAALCRGVADSGFVLNEEHVVLTGVCRQCQK from the coding sequence ATGAAAGAAAAAATTTTGAAGCAGTGCCGTGCGGCAGGCGTACAAGTTACCGCTTTGCGCGAACAGGTGTTGGATATTGTGCTGCAGCAAACCGGTGTGATTAAGGCATACAGCGTATTGGCGAAAATGCAGCAGGATTCAGACGGCGTGGTTGCTCCGCCTACCGCTTACCGTGCTTTAGACTTCTGGGCGGAACAGGGCGTGCTGCATAAAATTCCCGCAGTGAACGGCTATGTTTTGTGCAGCCATGCACAACACGAATGCGGACATCATTGTCATGGTATGGATGAATCTGAACATCACAGTGCGTTTATTTTGGTGTGCACCCAATGCGGCAAAGTCGATGAACAGACACTCAGTAAAGAGTGGGCGGCATTGTGCAGGGGTGTGGCAGACAGCGGTTTTGTATTGAATGAAGAACATGTGGTGTTGACAGGGGTTTGCCGACAATGTCAGAAGTGA